The Canis lupus baileyi chromosome 11, mCanLup2.hap1, whole genome shotgun sequence genome includes a window with the following:
- the CRIPT gene encoding cysteine-rich PDZ-binding protein isoform X2 yields the protein MVCEKCEKKLGTVITPDTWKDGARNTTESGGRKLNENKALTSKKARFDPYGKNKFSTCRICKSSVHQPGSHYCQGCAYKKGICAMCGKKVLDTKNYKQTSV from the exons GTGAAAAGAAACTTGGTACTGTTATCActccagacacatggaaagacgGTGCAAGGAATACCACAG AAAGTGGTGGAAGAAAGTTGAATGAAAATAAAGCTTTGACTTCAAAAAAAGCAAG ATTTGATCCATATGGAAAGAATAAGTTCTCCACTTGCAGAATTTGTAAAAGTTCCGTGCACCAACCGGGTTCTCATTACTGCCAGGGCTGTGCCTACAAAAAGG gcATCTGTGCAATGTGTGGAAAAAAGGTTTTGGACACCAAAAACTACAAGCAAACATCTGTGTAG
- the CRIPT gene encoding cysteine-rich PDZ-binding protein isoform X1: MVCEKCEKKLGTVITPDTWKDGARNTTDLIHMERISSPLAEFVKVPCTNRVLITARAVPTKRASVQCVEKRFWTPKTTSKHLCRYIDDVSGFLHDFTFCFEFSRHNIGVQVTK; encoded by the exons GTGAAAAGAAACTTGGTACTGTTATCActccagacacatggaaagacgGTGCAAGGAATACCACAG ATTTGATCCATATGGAAAGAATAAGTTCTCCACTTGCAGAATTTGTAAAAGTTCCGTGCACCAACCGGGTTCTCATTACTGCCAGGGCTGTGCCTACAAAAAGG gcATCTGTGCAATGTGTGGAAAAAAGGTTTTGGACACCAAAAACTACAAGCAAACATCTGTGTAGATATATTGATGACGTTTCTGGCTTTCTACatgattttacattttgctttgaATTTTCAAGACATAACATAGGTGTTCAAGTtacaaaataa